Below is a genomic region from Actinomyces weissii.
CGGGTGGGGGCTGACAGGGCCCTGGTGCGCCAGGCCCCAGCCGGTCAGTCCCAGCCCGCGGGCGCGGTGGTGCAGGCCAGGGTGGTGCGTGGCGAGCGGCCCAGCGTCCTGGAGATCGAGATCATCTCCGGCAAGGCCAACCGGGCCCGGCTCAACCGGGCCGCAGTGCGGCCCCGTGAGCTGGTGGGGATACTGCGCACCGTGGTCTTCGCCCCGGAGGACCTGCACCTGGTGCGTGAGGAGCCCGCGGTGCGCCGTCGTTTCCTGGACGACCTGGCGGTCCAGCTGACCCCCCGCCTGGCCGGGGTGCGTGCCGACCATGAACGGGTACTGGCCCAGCGGGCCGGGCTGCTGAAGTCCGCGCGCAGCTCGCGTACCCCCACCAGGAGCCTGCAGGCCACCCTGGAGGTGTGGGACGCCCAGCTGGCTGCGGCCGCTGCCCAGCTGATCGCCGCCCGCGTCCGGCTGCTGCGTCTGCTGCGCCCCTGGGTCAGCGCCAGCTACGAGTCCATCAGCCTGGGCCAGTCCGCGGCCCTGCCCGTCTACCGCTCCAGCCTGCTGGAGCAGGAGGGCGCTCCCGAGCCCCGCCCTGACGGGCAGGTGGAGGAAACCGAGAGCCAGCTGCTGGACACCGAGCGGACCACCGCCCGGCTGGTAGCGGCCATGGAGAGCCTGCACGCCAAGGAGATCGACCGGGGCGTGAACCTGGTGGGCGCCCACCGTGACGACCTGCTGCTGTTCCTGGGCGGGCTGCCTGCCAAGGGCTACGCCTCCCACGGGGAGCAGTGGTCCCTGGCCCTGGCCCTGCGCCTGGCCTCCTACCAGGTGCTGCGTCACGACGCGCAGGAGCTCAGCGGCGACGCCGAGCCGGTGCTCGTGCTCGACGACGTCTTCGCCTCCCTGGACAGCAGGCGGCGGCAGGCCCTGGTCGAGGTGGTCGCCGAGGCCCAGCAGGTGCTGCTGACCGCCGCCGTCGACGAGGACGTGCCCGCCCAGCTGGCGGGCAGCCGGTTGCGGGTGCAGGGCTCGGAGGTCAGCAGTGGCTGAGGACTGGGAGGCGGCTGGGGACGTCCTGGCCCAGCGGGCCCTGGCCCGTCAGGTCTCCGTGGCCTGGGACCGGGGCCTGGCGCGCCGTCCGGTCCGGGACCTGGCGGCTGCGGGACGGCTGGCCGCCAGGCGGCAGCGACCAGGCGCCAACGGGCAGGGCAGTGAGGCTGAGGCCGA
It encodes:
- the recF gene encoding DNA replication/repair protein RecF (All proteins in this family for which functions are known are DNA-binding proteins that assist the filamentation of RecA onto DNA for the initiation of recombination or recombinational repair.), which codes for MYVSDLALQDFRSYRELLVQLAPGPTAIVGANGQGKTNLVEAIAYLSTLSSHRVGADRALVRQAPAGQSQPAGAVVQARVVRGERPSVLEIEIISGKANRARLNRAAVRPRELVGILRTVVFAPEDLHLVREEPAVRRRFLDDLAVQLTPRLAGVRADHERVLAQRAGLLKSARSSRTPTRSLQATLEVWDAQLAAAAAQLIAARVRLLRLLRPWVSASYESISLGQSAALPVYRSSLLEQEGAPEPRPDGQVEETESQLLDTERTTARLVAAMESLHAKEIDRGVNLVGAHRDDLLLFLGGLPAKGYASHGEQWSLALALRLASYQVLRHDAQELSGDAEPVLVLDDVFASLDSRRRQALVEVVAEAQQVLLTAAVDEDVPAQLAGSRLRVQGSEVSSG